A single genomic interval of Desulfovibrio intestinalis harbors:
- the glmM gene encoding phosphoglucosamine mutase produces the protein MADRLFGTDGLRGTVNNYPMTVDVALRLGLAAGVRFRRGQHQHKVVIGKDTRLSGYMFESALTAGLCAAGMHVIMTGPLPTPAISFLTRSMRADLGVVISASHNPFHDNGIKFFDADGYKLPDLAEDEIAGMVLDTDFSWPYPDSRGVGRATKIEDAGGRYIVYTKSCFPAQLTLSGLRIVVDCANGASYKVAPLALEELGAEVFRIGTNPDGTNINEHCGSLHPEVVAAKVREVRADIGLALDGDADRLIVVDEHGVILDGDQIMALCAQAMMARGELPGNLLVATAMSNMALEIFMRDHGGHLLRTKVGDRYVMEAMRREGAMLGGEQSGHLIFHKYSTTGDGLLAALQILRIMREKERPLSELAGLLTPFPQKLINVRVEKRLPFEERPAIGEAVAQVEKELGGRGRVLLRYSGTEALCRVMVEGENPDKVREYAEDLAQVVERELR, from the coding sequence ATGGCCGATCGTCTTTTCGGCACTGATGGTTTGCGTGGCACGGTGAACAATTACCCGATGACCGTAGATGTGGCTTTGCGTCTGGGCTTGGCTGCCGGAGTACGTTTTCGGCGGGGCCAGCACCAGCATAAAGTGGTTATTGGCAAGGATACGCGCCTTTCGGGCTATATGTTCGAATCCGCCCTTACGGCGGGACTATGCGCGGCGGGCATGCATGTTATCATGACTGGCCCTCTGCCAACCCCGGCCATATCTTTTCTGACGCGCAGCATGCGCGCGGATCTTGGCGTGGTTATTTCGGCATCGCACAATCCTTTTCACGACAACGGCATCAAGTTTTTTGATGCCGATGGCTACAAACTGCCGGATCTGGCCGAAGACGAAATCGCTGGTATGGTGCTGGACACTGATTTTTCCTGGCCCTACCCAGACTCCAGAGGAGTAGGGCGCGCCACCAAGATCGAGGATGCTGGCGGCCGTTATATCGTCTACACCAAAAGCTGCTTTCCTGCCCAGCTGACGCTTTCTGGCCTGCGCATCGTTGTTGATTGTGCCAATGGCGCCAGTTACAAGGTCGCTCCTCTGGCTCTTGAAGAGCTGGGGGCCGAAGTTTTTCGCATCGGCACAAATCCTGACGGTACCAATATCAACGAGCATTGCGGCTCTCTTCATCCTGAAGTGGTGGCCGCCAAAGTTCGTGAGGTGCGCGCTGACATCGGTCTTGCGCTGGACGGCGATGCCGACCGCCTTATCGTTGTGGATGAGCACGGTGTTATTTTGGACGGCGATCAGATCATGGCCCTGTGCGCACAGGCCATGATGGCGAGAGGCGAGCTGCCCGGCAATCTGCTGGTGGCCACCGCCATGAGCAATATGGCCCTTGAAATATTCATGCGTGACCACGGCGGGCATCTTTTGCGGACCAAGGTTGGCGATCGCTACGTTATGGAAGCCATGCGGCGTGAAGGGGCAATGCTTGGCGGCGAACAGTCCGGGCACCTCATTTTCCACAAGTACAGCACAACAGGCGACGGCCTGCTGGCAGCCTTGCAGATATTGCGCATCATGCGTGAAAAAGAACGTCCCCTTTCTGAACTGGCTGGCCTGCTGACGCCTTTTCCGCAAAAGCTCATCAATGTGCGGGTGGAAAAACGTCTGCCGTTTGAAGAACGCCCGGCCATTGGCGAAGCCGTGGCTCAGGTTGAAAAAGAACTGGGCGGACGTGGCAGGGTGCTTTTGCGCTACTCCGGCACCGAAGCTCTTTGCCGCGTCATGGTCGAAGGGGAAAATCCCGACAAAGTGCGGGAATATGCCGAAGACCTGGCACAGGTCGTCGAACGCGAACTGCGCTAG
- the galU gene encoding UTP--glucose-1-phosphate uridylyltransferase GalU has translation MKDIRKVIIPVAGWGTRSLPATKNIPKEMLPIYNKPVIQYVVEEAQKANIQDVIFVTNRDKSVIEDHFDYNLQLESVLERAGKLDKLAEVRKVAEMVNIMSVRQKKQLGLGHAVLCARELVRDDPFAVMVGDDLMFGGVPGIGQLIEVAMAEKMPVIGVMEVPWEKVSRYGIIDGDEVAPGVFRVKSMVEKPEREKAPSRMAIVGRYVLTPDIFDYLEKVTPGHGGEIQLTDALQALAQDRGMMAVRMSGMRFDAGDWAEFLTANIYFALQDEELRYDLLSLLKNFVQFH, from the coding sequence ATGAAGGATATTCGCAAGGTTATTATTCCCGTGGCCGGATGGGGCACGCGTTCATTGCCTGCGACCAAGAATATTCCCAAGGAAATGCTGCCCATCTATAACAAGCCTGTCATCCAGTATGTGGTGGAAGAGGCCCAGAAGGCCAACATTCAGGATGTAATTTTTGTGACCAACCGTGACAAGAGCGTTATTGAAGACCACTTTGACTACAACCTGCAGCTGGAATCAGTACTGGAACGCGCCGGAAAACTGGACAAGCTTGCTGAAGTGCGCAAAGTGGCCGAAATGGTCAATATCATGTCCGTGCGGCAGAAAAAGCAGCTTGGTCTTGGTCATGCCGTGCTTTGCGCGCGCGAACTCGTACGCGATGACCCCTTTGCCGTTATGGTTGGCGATGACCTCATGTTTGGCGGCGTGCCCGGAATTGGCCAGCTTATTGAAGTGGCTATGGCGGAAAAAATGCCCGTCATCGGCGTTATGGAAGTGCCGTGGGAAAAAGTCAGCCGTTATGGCATCATTGATGGTGACGAAGTGGCCCCCGGCGTTTTCAGAGTCAAGAGCATGGTTGAAAAACCCGAAAGGGAAAAAGCTCCTTCGCGCATGGCCATTGTGGGGCGCTATGTACTCACGCCGGATATTTTTGACTATCTTGAAAAAGTCACCCCTGGTCACGGCGGCGAAATTCAGCTTACTGATGCGCTTCAGGCGCTTGCTCAAGACAGGGGCATGATGGCCGTGCGTATGTCGGGCATGCGTTTTGACGCTGGCGACTGGGCCGAATTTTTGACTGCCAATATCTATTTTGCCTTGCAGGATGAAGAATTACGCTACGATCTGCTGAGCCTGCTTAAAAATTTTGTGCAGTTTCACTAG
- the priA gene encoding replication restart helicase PriA has translation MYASIALLSPPYSTLSYALPPEFPDDFWRPGLRVAVPLGRGEKAALRAGIVLETSETLDLPKGVACKTVCWPLEEQPVLTGELLALAQDLALRQALNPGHILGHVLPQGLRITRVQLRLVNEKGATSWPLARIRGADEGTRRHLAQALAQGEARLLPPGTDAASEEFCVLRVDPPWPVRPSASRQIELLEYLQEHGSVSRRNLTRALGQGTGVPLQSLLSAGHVALTRQDAEDEVEAVEQGLLPPPPAPFVLNDDQAAALNEMKTALETAQTEKRAVSRLLYGVTGSGKTAVYLELARACLAAGKSLLLLAPEVALAYKLRRDAACALPEIPLFFHHGYQSPARREATYRQLAVRQEPCLVVGTRSALFLPVPHLACVVLDEEHDASFKQDESLAYQAKEVAWFRMAQKNGLLVLGSATPDLKTFHAAEGGHLPVLRLPRRVGGRDLPPVELVDISSLSPAATTEHGLLAPQSEQALQEVISRGEQAVVLLNRRGYAPLMYCLDCGRTLRCPQCEIGLTYHKGREKLVCHYCGYSRPFPSPCPECKGMNFLPMGEGTERLAERLSVLAGGPVLRLDRDSTRRPGRMEEILAAFARQESPILVGTQMLSKGHHFPNVTLAVIADGDLGLNLPDYRAAERTFQLLVQSSGRAGRGDKPGQVLIQTRDVSHYCWQYVREADYEGFYAAELARRKLRRYPPFVRLALIRISHAVEENTAVAAVNDLAAAMRGRAAELGLQLLGPAPAPLALLRGRRRYTCLVKGQDWQAIRALYFFAAAQKYTKNLRLFLDLDPVNML, from the coding sequence ATGTACGCCAGCATCGCTCTTCTGAGTCCCCCTTATTCCACTTTGAGCTACGCTCTGCCACCGGAATTTCCTGATGATTTCTGGAGGCCTGGATTGCGTGTGGCAGTCCCCTTGGGGCGAGGCGAAAAGGCTGCTCTGCGTGCAGGGATCGTGCTTGAAACCAGCGAAACCCTTGATCTGCCCAAGGGGGTGGCTTGCAAGACCGTATGCTGGCCCCTTGAGGAACAGCCCGTCCTTACAGGCGAATTGCTGGCTCTGGCACAGGACCTCGCTCTGCGTCAGGCATTGAACCCCGGCCATATTTTGGGCCATGTGTTGCCCCAGGGGCTTCGAATCACGCGTGTGCAACTGCGGCTTGTAAACGAAAAGGGGGCTACCTCCTGGCCGTTGGCTCGTATTCGCGGAGCGGATGAGGGTACAAGACGTCATTTGGCTCAAGCTCTGGCCCAAGGCGAGGCAAGATTGCTGCCCCCTGGCACTGATGCCGCCAGTGAAGAATTTTGCGTTCTGCGCGTGGATCCTCCGTGGCCTGTGCGGCCTTCTGCTTCACGGCAGATAGAGCTGCTGGAATATTTGCAGGAACACGGGTCCGTCAGCCGGCGGAATCTCACCCGCGCCTTGGGGCAGGGAACTGGTGTTCCCTTACAGTCGCTCTTGTCCGCCGGGCACGTTGCGCTGACGCGGCAGGATGCCGAAGATGAAGTGGAAGCCGTGGAGCAAGGCCTTTTGCCGCCTCCGCCCGCTCCCTTTGTTCTGAATGACGATCAGGCTGCTGCTCTGAACGAGATGAAGACCGCTCTTGAGACTGCCCAGACGGAAAAACGTGCTGTATCCCGTCTGCTCTATGGCGTGACGGGCAGTGGTAAAACCGCCGTATACCTTGAATTGGCCCGTGCGTGTCTGGCTGCTGGCAAGAGTCTGCTTTTGCTCGCGCCAGAGGTGGCCCTGGCTTACAAACTGCGGCGAGACGCAGCTTGCGCGCTTCCGGAAATTCCGCTTTTTTTCCACCACGGCTACCAGTCTCCAGCCCGTCGTGAAGCTACCTACAGGCAACTGGCCGTGCGCCAGGAACCCTGCCTGGTGGTGGGTACACGTTCGGCCCTGTTCCTGCCTGTGCCACATTTGGCTTGCGTTGTTCTGGATGAGGAACATGACGCATCTTTCAAGCAGGACGAAAGTCTGGCCTATCAGGCCAAGGAAGTTGCCTGGTTCCGCATGGCCCAGAAGAACGGCCTGCTGGTGCTGGGATCGGCCACACCTGACCTCAAGACGTTTCATGCTGCGGAAGGCGGGCACCTGCCCGTATTGCGCCTGCCGCGGCGCGTGGGTGGGCGCGATTTGCCGCCTGTGGAGCTGGTGGACATCAGTTCGCTTTCTCCTGCTGCCACGACGGAGCACGGTCTTCTGGCGCCGCAAAGCGAGCAGGCTCTGCAGGAGGTCATAAGCAGAGGAGAGCAGGCCGTGGTTCTGCTCAACCGCCGTGGCTATGCGCCCCTTATGTACTGCCTTGATTGCGGGCGCACGCTCCGTTGTCCTCAATGCGAAATAGGGCTCACCTACCATAAGGGGCGGGAAAAACTGGTCTGTCACTATTGTGGATACAGCAGGCCTTTTCCTTCTCCTTGCCCGGAATGTAAGGGTATGAATTTTCTGCCAATGGGTGAGGGCACGGAGCGTTTGGCCGAGCGCCTTAGTGTGCTGGCAGGGGGGCCTGTACTGCGTCTGGACAGAGACAGTACGCGCCGTCCTGGGCGGATGGAGGAAATTCTGGCTGCCTTCGCCCGTCAGGAATCTCCCATTCTTGTGGGCACGCAAATGCTTTCCAAGGGGCACCATTTTCCCAATGTGACCCTGGCCGTGATCGCAGACGGCGACCTTGGGCTTAATCTGCCAGACTACCGTGCTGCGGAGCGCACGTTTCAATTGCTGGTGCAATCTTCCGGCCGGGCGGGGCGAGGCGATAAACCCGGCCAGGTACTTATCCAGACGCGTGATGTAAGCCACTACTGCTGGCAGTACGTGCGCGAAGCCGACTATGAGGGATTTTACGCAGCCGAACTGGCTCGCCGTAAACTGCGGCGGTATCCGCCTTTTGTACGGCTTGCATTGATACGAATATCGCACGCTGTGGAGGAAAACACCGCAGTGGCTGCCGTCAATGATCTGGCTGCCGCCATGCGTGGGCGTGCGGCGGAGCTTGGTTTGCAACTGTTGGGCCCGGCCCCCGCCCCGCTGGCCTTGTTGCGCGGTCGCCGCCGGTACACCTGCCTTGTGAAAGGGCAGGATTGGCAGGCCATACGTGCCCTGTATTTTTTTGCTGCAGCGCAAAAATATACCAAAAACCTACGACTTTTTCTTGACCTCGATCCTGTAAATATGTTGTGA
- a CDS encoding OmpP1/FadL family transporter produces MKVFRALGLALALVICCSANIRAEGFALNEWSARGVALSGGMIGRADDVSTLAYNAAGITQVPGTHVMGGLAFIAPMGTIVADMDKGTKYTSTKPDVWMAPHGFVSHQLNDRVWLGFASFSRFGLGNSFDSQWVGKYNMYDIGLQTISFVPTLAYKVNDTLSLSVGVEAMYAHVYRGNKIPTVTAASYPNPFDNDLQLEGSGWGVGAHLGMHMRFNDQWSMGLSYKSQVTLNLYGDVDFGYEGNNLIAKSRNLPEARDRSANATLQLPDSIAWGLAYKPLDNLSFEVGTVFTRWSTYNALNINMGDDYSSVNNKEWRDGWNFNGSVEYKPLDWWTLRAGVAYETPVVNESYSDYMMPTNGRTIMSLGTGFAWENWTLDLAYAHLWINPVDYDNTESSGIKSAGIKGGHSENVQANIYMFSVGYTF; encoded by the coding sequence ATGAAGGTTTTTCGTGCGTTGGGGCTGGCGCTGGCGCTGGTTATTTGCTGTTCGGCCAATATCCGGGCCGAAGGCTTTGCTCTTAATGAATGGAGCGCCCGTGGTGTGGCTCTTTCCGGCGGCATGATAGGGCGTGCCGACGATGTTTCCACCCTGGCCTACAATGCGGCGGGTATAACCCAGGTGCCCGGCACACACGTTATGGGTGGACTGGCCTTCATTGCGCCCATGGGTACAATCGTAGCCGATATGGACAAGGGCACAAAGTACACTTCCACCAAGCCTGATGTCTGGATGGCTCCGCATGGTTTTGTCAGCCATCAGCTGAATGACAGGGTCTGGCTTGGATTTGCTTCCTTCAGCCGCTTTGGCCTGGGCAATTCCTTCGACAGTCAGTGGGTCGGTAAATACAATATGTATGACATCGGCCTGCAAACCATATCCTTTGTTCCCACCCTGGCCTACAAGGTCAACGATACGCTTTCCCTGTCCGTAGGGGTTGAGGCCATGTATGCCCATGTGTACAGGGGCAACAAGATTCCCACAGTAACGGCCGCTTCTTATCCGAACCCCTTTGACAACGACCTGCAGCTGGAAGGCAGCGGCTGGGGCGTAGGCGCGCACCTCGGCATGCATATGCGCTTCAATGATCAGTGGTCTATGGGCTTGTCGTACAAGAGTCAGGTTACGCTTAATCTTTATGGAGACGTGGATTTCGGCTATGAAGGTAACAACCTCATAGCCAAATCGAGAAATCTGCCTGAAGCGCGTGATCGCAGCGCCAACGCCACGTTGCAGCTGCCTGACTCCATCGCCTGGGGGCTTGCCTATAAGCCTTTGGACAATCTGAGCTTTGAAGTTGGCACGGTCTTTACCCGCTGGTCCACCTACAACGCCCTGAATATCAACATGGGCGACGACTATTCCTCGGTCAACAACAAGGAATGGCGTGACGGCTGGAATTTCAACGGCAGCGTTGAGTACAAGCCCCTGGACTGGTGGACCTTGCGCGCTGGCGTTGCCTATGAAACCCCGGTCGTTAACGAGAGCTACAGTGACTATATGATGCCCACCAATGGCCGCACCATTATGAGCCTTGGCACTGGCTTTGCCTGGGAAAACTGGACCCTTGATCTGGCCTATGCCCACCTGTGGATCAACCCTGTGGACTATGACAATACTGAATCATCCGGCATTAAGTCAGCGGGGATCAAGGGCGGCCATTCGGAGAACGTGCAGGCCAATATCTACATGTTCTCAGTGGGATATACGTTCTAA
- a CDS encoding MBL fold metallo-hydrolase, with protein sequence MQAENTKDDFIMKKHVKSNVSWVGYIDWELQQFHGDEYSIINGSSQNAYLIEEEKTVLIDTVWAPHRFEFIENLKSEIDLEKLDYVVANHGEIDHSGALTELMKERPDLPIYCTANAVKSLEGQYGKHGWNFNVVKTGDSLDIGNGKKLVFVEMRMLHWPDSMATYLTADNLLFSNDAFGQHFAVEGLFNDKANQCLLEKEAMKYYANILNPFSPFVSKKIEEIVKLNIPIDMIAPSHGVIWRDNPLQIVEKYAQWAQEYQEDQLTIVYDTMWEGTTRIAHAIAEQAGRVSPDTEVKVFNISKTDKNEIMTEVFKSRAIAVGSPTVSSTILSSVAGWLHFLSSLKFKNKKAAVFGCYGWSGEGNKVLTEELNKAGFHVVEESIRSQWNPEKDDLDKSEAIAKALLT encoded by the coding sequence GTGCAAGCAGAAAACACAAAGGATGATTTTATCATGAAAAAGCATGTAAAGTCGAATGTTAGCTGGGTTGGTTACATAGATTGGGAATTGCAGCAGTTTCACGGAGACGAATATTCTATCATCAATGGCTCAAGCCAAAATGCGTATCTGATTGAAGAAGAAAAAACCGTGCTCATTGATACGGTGTGGGCTCCACACCGCTTTGAGTTTATTGAAAACCTCAAGTCAGAAATTGATCTGGAAAAGTTAGATTATGTGGTGGCCAACCACGGTGAAATAGACCATTCAGGGGCGCTGACCGAACTAATGAAGGAACGCCCTGATTTGCCCATTTACTGCACCGCCAATGCAGTCAAAAGCCTTGAAGGGCAGTATGGAAAACACGGCTGGAATTTCAACGTTGTAAAAACTGGCGATTCCCTTGATATAGGCAATGGCAAAAAGCTCGTGTTTGTCGAAATGCGGATGTTGCACTGGCCCGACAGCATGGCCACATACCTTACTGCCGATAACCTTCTTTTCTCCAACGACGCCTTTGGACAGCACTTTGCCGTTGAAGGTCTTTTTAACGACAAAGCCAATCAATGTTTGCTTGAGAAAGAGGCGATGAAATACTATGCGAATATTCTGAATCCTTTTTCTCCCTTTGTAAGCAAAAAAATTGAAGAAATTGTAAAACTGAACATTCCTATCGACATGATTGCCCCCAGCCACGGTGTCATATGGCGCGACAATCCGCTGCAAATTGTTGAAAAGTACGCGCAATGGGCACAAGAATATCAGGAAGACCAGCTCACCATAGTCTATGACACCATGTGGGAAGGTACGACAAGAATCGCTCACGCCATTGCAGAGCAGGCGGGTAGAGTCAGCCCGGATACCGAGGTCAAGGTTTTCAATATTTCCAAAACTGACAAAAATGAAATCATGACTGAAGTATTTAAATCCCGTGCCATCGCTGTGGGCTCCCCAACGGTCAGCAGCACCATCTTGTCCAGCGTGGCAGGCTGGCTGCACTTTTTGAGCTCTTTGAAGTTTAAAAATAAAAAAGCCGCCGTGTTTGGTTGTTACGGCTGGAGCGGCGAGGGGAACAAAGTGCTGACTGAAGAGCTTAACAAGGCGGGATTCCACGTTGTTGAAGAAAGCATACGTTCACAATGGAACCCGGAAAAAGACGATCTTGATAAAAGCGAAGCCATAGCAAAAGCATTACTGACATAG
- a CDS encoding GDSL-type esterase/lipase family protein produces the protein MTLICLGDSLTYGYGIPRPRVWPSLLAGATGLRVYNWGINGDTTGGMLARFQAHGAARDAHAAILMGGFNDLALGAELGVVKANIFALVQQCFNARIKPLLGIPIPVRHPITFPLLASMDVARACAAYEDLRLWLRSLAEDFSLLKVDFYRCFEEISASAMQGGDRATFDALYTDGLHASEAGHVLMAQEAARVIRGV, from the coding sequence ATGACTTTGATCTGTTTAGGCGACAGCCTCACATATGGCTACGGCATTCCCCGTCCCCGCGTCTGGCCCTCCTTGCTGGCCGGAGCTACAGGCCTGCGGGTGTATAACTGGGGCATCAACGGCGATACCACTGGCGGCATGCTGGCCCGTTTTCAGGCCCACGGGGCCGCTAGAGACGCTCATGCGGCCATTCTTATGGGCGGTTTCAATGATCTGGCTTTGGGGGCGGAACTTGGTGTGGTAAAAGCCAATATATTCGCTCTGGTGCAGCAGTGCTTCAACGCCCGCATCAAGCCCTTGCTCGGCATTCCCATCCCTGTGCGCCACCCCATCACCTTTCCGCTGCTTGCCAGTATGGATGTGGCGCGGGCTTGCGCCGCCTATGAAGATTTGCGGCTCTGGCTGCGCAGCCTGGCCGAAGACTTTTCTTTGCTAAAGGTAGATTTTTACCGCTGTTTTGAAGAGATTTCGGCCTCGGCAATGCAGGGCGGAGACAGAGCAACCTTTGATGCCTTGTATACTGACGGCTTGCACGCCAGCGAAGCCGGGCACGTTCTTATGGCGCAGGAAGCCGCGCGGGTGATACGCGGAGTCTGA
- a CDS encoding sigma 54-interacting transcriptional regulator: protein MKKISWVLHMQKNTDLSQVEMRNSYTRLLNLLPGAVFRSEISERKHAFSKDYGVCLKFVSDGMYKLIDVTPDTLDHGTNLVDSLILPEDRDAVRGKIYTSFVEDRPYQMVYRMRLPCGTIKWIWEQGEVVCGESGELLFLEGIMMDLSEYKAIENSIKEESSISVLSCRTANGFGLMVGTSAPMQTLYSQIEKAAQSSSNVLILGETGTGKELCAQTIHELSGRKGAFVPVNCGAIPEQLIESEFFGHVRGAFTGAVGNRDGFIKAAHEGTLFLDEIGELPLHLQVKLLRTLESKQFTPVGSNTPQRSTFRLIAATHQNLPSMVKNKTMRSDFFYRINVLMVKVPPLRERCGDLDLLIEAYLNANDTAGQVPQHVRAAMEQHSWPGNIREMHNFLERFFMFGDASIEGFDCDDCEAFFSDTDTPLEESVRAFEYRLIVQAMEKCRWRQGEAAKLLGLNLRTFQRKIKCHNLSK from the coding sequence ATGAAAAAAATTTCATGGGTATTACATATGCAAAAAAATACAGATCTCTCACAGGTAGAAATGCGCAACAGCTATACACGATTGCTCAATCTTCTTCCTGGCGCAGTGTTTCGTTCTGAAATATCTGAAAGGAAACACGCTTTTTCTAAAGATTATGGAGTTTGCCTGAAGTTTGTCAGTGATGGCATGTACAAACTGATTGATGTCACGCCGGACACACTGGACCATGGCACGAACCTTGTGGATTCACTGATTCTGCCTGAAGACCGTGATGCGGTAAGGGGAAAAATCTATACAAGCTTTGTGGAGGATCGTCCTTACCAGATGGTGTACCGCATGCGGCTTCCCTGCGGGACCATAAAATGGATATGGGAACAGGGTGAAGTTGTCTGCGGAGAATCTGGGGAACTGCTGTTTCTTGAGGGCATTATGATGGACCTCAGCGAATACAAGGCCATCGAAAACTCGATTAAAGAAGAAAGTAGCATATCAGTTCTTTCCTGTCGCACAGCCAATGGCTTTGGCTTGATGGTAGGCACCAGCGCCCCCATGCAAACCCTGTATTCGCAAATAGAAAAAGCGGCTCAAAGCAGCAGTAATGTGCTTATCTTGGGTGAAACCGGCACAGGAAAAGAACTTTGCGCCCAGACCATTCACGAACTGAGCGGGCGCAAGGGAGCTTTTGTGCCTGTAAACTGCGGTGCCATCCCCGAGCAACTCATCGAGAGCGAATTTTTTGGTCATGTGCGCGGGGCGTTCACCGGGGCTGTTGGCAACAGAGACGGCTTCATCAAGGCTGCTCATGAAGGCACACTTTTTCTTGATGAAATTGGCGAATTGCCTTTGCACCTTCAGGTCAAACTTTTGCGCACCCTTGAAAGCAAACAATTTACACCCGTTGGCAGCAATACCCCCCAGCGATCCACATTCCGCCTTATCGCTGCGACCCATCAAAATCTGCCCAGCATGGTAAAAAATAAAACCATGCGGTCAGATTTTTTCTATAGAATTAATGTATTAATGGTAAAAGTTCCGCCGTTGCGTGAAAGGTGCGGCGACCTTGATCTGCTCATTGAGGCATACTTGAACGCTAACGACACTGCGGGGCAGGTGCCTCAACACGTGCGCGCGGCTATGGAACAGCACTCATGGCCAGGCAATATCCGCGAGATGCACAACTTTCTTGAACGCTTTTTCATGTTCGGTGACGCGTCTATCGAGGGTTTTGATTGCGACGACTGCGAGGCGTTTTTTTCAGATACCGACACACCTCTGGAAGAATCCGTCAGGGCTTTCGAGTACAGACTGATCGTGCAGGCTATGGAAAAATGCCGCTGGCGACAGGGTGAGGCAGCCAAGCTTCTTGGGCTTAATTTGAGAACATTTCAGAGGAAAATTAAGTGCCACAACCTGTCAAAATAG
- a CDS encoding sulfatase, whose translation MPKNVIVIMFDSLQYNYLGCYGNEWIKTPNMDRLAREGVLFENCYTEGLPTVPCRRAMHTGRYTLQKAGWVALSEEDTTIADLCWGRPIQTGLVFDCPNYRLPKFGYTRGFDKVWYTRGQEADNFYEYDPLINLSIDDYVEEACAKAYAEKMGEAALAGNLTELGIFLRQRQYWRSKEDHFVARTVDAAIDYLGGVDRNKSFFLWVDSFDPHEPWYPPSVTEGRPCPYDPDYKGKPQPYPCEGPVDGVFTEEQLHHIRMLYAETITLCDEYLGKLMDTVKAMGLEENTLFMMVSDHGEHLGNGEHGHGIMTKVRPWPYEELAHTPMLLRAPGIKAGQRIKSFVQSCDVAPTVCDWLGIGIHPDMQGKSLLPLVRGEVDKVRDFAIAGYHSYSWGMFTDDWSYIHWLQPENRDSDKMAAEFYSESIDSSHITATGGKGYMEEWRKGFGADDSEKPAGTVLSSLDGADQWTCSPNSVAEVPETDELYDRRKDPFQLKNVLDKHPEVGKEMLLRLKEFMGELMTS comes from the coding sequence ATGCCAAAGAATGTCATCGTCATCATGTTCGACAGCCTGCAGTACAATTATCTTGGCTGCTACGGCAATGAATGGATAAAAACACCCAATATGGACAGGCTCGCGAGAGAAGGCGTGCTTTTTGAAAACTGCTACACCGAAGGCTTGCCCACCGTGCCTTGCCGCCGGGCGATGCACACCGGGCGTTATACTTTGCAAAAAGCTGGCTGGGTCGCACTTTCTGAAGAAGATACCACCATCGCCGATCTTTGTTGGGGGCGGCCCATCCAGACTGGCCTTGTGTTTGACTGTCCCAACTACCGCTTGCCCAAGTTTGGCTATACCCGTGGTTTCGACAAGGTCTGGTATACCCGCGGGCAGGAAGCCGATAATTTTTACGAGTATGATCCGCTAATCAATCTCTCCATTGACGACTACGTTGAAGAAGCGTGCGCCAAGGCCTATGCGGAAAAAATGGGTGAAGCGGCGCTTGCCGGCAACCTCACGGAACTGGGAATTTTTCTTCGTCAGCGCCAGTACTGGCGCAGCAAGGAAGATCACTTTGTCGCGCGTACTGTCGATGCTGCCATCGACTATCTGGGCGGCGTTGACCGCAACAAGTCTTTTTTCCTCTGGGTAGATTCCTTCGATCCGCATGAGCCGTGGTATCCGCCTTCCGTTACGGAAGGCCGCCCCTGCCCGTACGACCCGGACTACAAGGGTAAGCCGCAACCGTATCCTTGTGAAGGCCCAGTGGACGGAGTGTTCACAGAAGAGCAGTTGCACCACATCCGCATGCTTTATGCTGAAACCATCACCCTGTGTGACGAATATCTTGGCAAGTTGATGGACACCGTGAAGGCTATGGGCCTGGAAGAAAACACCCTGTTCATGATGGTTTCCGACCACGGCGAACACTTGGGCAATGGCGAGCACGGCCACGGGATCATGACCAAGGTTCGTCCCTGGCCTTATGAAGAGCTTGCTCACACCCCCATGCTGTTGCGTGCCCCTGGAATCAAGGCCGGGCAACGCATAAAGTCTTTTGTTCAGTCGTGCGACGTGGCGCCCACCGTGTGTGACTGGCTGGGCATAGGCATTCACCCGGATATGCAGGGGAAAAGCCTTTTGCCCCTGGTGCGGGGAGAGGTGGACAAGGTGCGCGACTTTGCCATCGCAGGCTACCACTCCTATTCGTGGGGGATGTTTACAGATGACTGGAGCTACATCCATTGGTTGCAGCCTGAAAACCGCGACAGCGATAAAATGGCTGCGGAATTTTATAGTGAGAGCATAGACAGTTCGCACATCACGGCAACGGGCGGCAAGGGGTATATGGAAGAATGGCGCAAGGGCTTCGGCGCTGATGACAGCGAAAAGCCCGCAGGCACAGTGCTGTCCAGCCTGGACGGAGCCGATCAGTGGACTTGCTCGCCCAACAGCGTGGCGGAAGTGCCTGAAACAGACGAACTCTATGATAGAAGAAAAGACCCCTTCCAACTCAAGAACGTGCTGGATAAGCACCCCGAAGTTGGCAAGGAGATGCTCCTGCGATTGAAAGAATTCATGGGCGAATTGATGACCTCTTAA